A genomic region of Deinococcus sp. KSM4-11 contains the following coding sequences:
- the glmM gene encoding phosphoglucosamine mutase encodes MSAAATERKYFGTDGVRAVAGEFPLTAAWVMGLGAAAGEVLLQGRPKARVVIGKDTRQSGDMLEAALAAGLTSRGVDVVHVGVLPTPGVSYLTRHLKADAGVVISASHNPYEDNGIKFFGADGQKLSDTTELDIEAALDRVTTLAPVTGVRMGSVTNYTEAERLYVEYLKSHAPNLRGQRIALDCANGAAFRVAPRVFQAAGADVFAVYTTPDGHNINRGCGSTHLEHLQAIVRDGPYDLGVAFDGDADRALFVDSRGNVVHGDHMLLLNARARGEKAVVTTIMANMALEVKLQESGIPLERTAVGDRYVHERLHGQELHLGGEQSGHILFLDVSPTGDGVLTALLTLASMQSQGTTLDTLHDDLVMFPQTLVNVRVGDKKAIARDEVVQAAVESAEARLAGRGRVNLRPSGTENLIRVMVEGQDSEEIHEIARELAALVETRGQRTV; translated from the coding sequence ATGAGCGCAGCAGCAACGGAACGCAAATACTTCGGCACAGACGGTGTCCGGGCCGTGGCCGGCGAGTTTCCACTGACGGCCGCGTGGGTGATGGGCCTAGGCGCCGCCGCCGGCGAGGTTCTCCTGCAGGGCCGCCCTAAGGCCCGCGTGGTGATCGGTAAGGACACCCGGCAGAGCGGCGACATGCTGGAGGCCGCCCTGGCAGCGGGCCTCACGAGCCGTGGGGTCGATGTCGTGCACGTCGGCGTCCTTCCGACGCCTGGCGTCAGCTACCTGACCCGGCACCTGAAGGCCGATGCGGGCGTGGTGATCAGCGCCTCGCACAATCCCTACGAGGACAACGGCATCAAATTCTTCGGCGCAGACGGCCAGAAACTCAGCGACACGACCGAACTGGACATCGAGGCCGCCCTCGACCGGGTGACCACACTGGCCCCCGTGACCGGCGTGCGGATGGGCAGCGTGACCAACTACACCGAGGCGGAGCGGCTGTATGTCGAGTACCTCAAGTCGCACGCGCCGAACCTGCGGGGCCAGCGGATCGCGCTGGACTGCGCGAACGGCGCGGCCTTCCGGGTGGCCCCACGCGTGTTCCAGGCGGCGGGCGCGGACGTGTTCGCCGTGTACACCACCCCGGACGGCCACAACATCAACCGGGGCTGTGGCAGCACGCACCTGGAGCACCTTCAGGCCATCGTCCGGGATGGCCCCTACGACCTGGGCGTGGCCTTCGACGGTGATGCCGACCGCGCCCTGTTCGTCGATTCGCGCGGCAACGTGGTGCACGGCGACCACATGCTGCTGCTGAACGCCCGCGCGCGCGGCGAGAAGGCCGTGGTCACCACCATCATGGCGAACATGGCGCTGGAGGTGAAACTCCAGGAGTCCGGCATTCCCCTGGAGCGCACGGCCGTCGGCGACCGCTACGTGCACGAGCGGCTGCATGGGCAGGAACTGCACCTGGGCGGCGAGCAGAGCGGGCACATCCTGTTCCTGGACGTGTCTCCCACCGGGGACGGCGTCCTGACCGCCCTGCTCACGCTGGCGAGCATGCAGAGCCAGGGCACGACCCTCGACACGCTGCACGATGATCTCGTCATGTTTCCCCAGACCCTGGTGAACGTGCGTGTGGGCGACAAGAAAGCCATTGCCCGCGACGAGGTCGTGCAGGCGGCGGTCGAGTCCGCCGAGGCGCGGCTGGCCGGGCGGGGCCGCGTGAACCTGCGTCCCAGCGGCACGGAGAACCTGATCCGGGTCATGGTGGAGGGCCAGGACAGCGAGGAGATCCATGAAATCGCGCGGGAACTCGCAGCCCTGGTCGAGACGCGCGGACAGCGCACCGTGTGA
- a CDS encoding ferritin-like domain-containing protein has product MTNIDDQNTSTPEGMNRRAAMGFLGKIGMGTAALGLAGTGALAAPTKNIDGDVLNFALNLEYLEAAFYLAAVGRLSELKAIGGDAEIKLPASLDMMRGMQFKDSGVQALANDIAEDELSHVKFLHGALGKGAAMRPVIDLAGAFDAAGQAASGGAIKGFNPYAADLFFLHGAFIFEDVGVTAYNGAATLITNPAYLQAAAGILAVEAYHGGAIRAMLYQQRQVTAAAGLYVGQVVQAISNLRGKVGGGKDMGLTDAKGMAVIAPADSNGVAFSRSTREVLNIVYLAPGAHKGGFYPNGLNGSIK; this is encoded by the coding sequence ATGACGAACATTGACGACCAGAACACCAGCACCCCCGAAGGCATGAACCGCCGCGCCGCCATGGGCTTCCTCGGCAAGATCGGGATGGGCACCGCCGCCCTGGGCCTCGCCGGCACCGGCGCGCTGGCGGCACCCACGAAGAACATCGATGGCGACGTCCTGAACTTCGCCCTGAACCTCGAATACCTGGAGGCCGCCTTCTACTTGGCCGCCGTGGGCCGCCTGTCGGAACTCAAGGCCATCGGCGGCGACGCCGAGATCAAGCTGCCCGCCAGCCTGGACATGATGCGCGGCATGCAGTTCAAGGACAGCGGCGTGCAGGCCCTCGCCAACGACATCGCCGAGGATGAGCTGTCGCACGTGAAGTTCCTGCACGGCGCGCTCGGCAAGGGTGCCGCCATGCGCCCCGTGATCGACCTGGCCGGTGCCTTCGACGCGGCCGGGCAGGCGGCCTCGGGCGGCGCGATCAAGGGCTTCAACCCCTACGCGGCCGACCTGTTCTTCCTGCACGGCGCGTTCATCTTCGAGGATGTGGGCGTCACCGCCTACAACGGCGCGGCCACGCTGATCACCAACCCCGCGTACCTCCAGGCGGCGGCGGGCATCCTGGCGGTCGAGGCGTACCACGGCGGCGCCATCCGCGCCATGCTGTACCAGCAGCGCCAGGTCACGGCGGCGGCGGGCCTGTACGTGGGTCAGGTCGTCCAGGCGATCAGCAACCTGCGCGGCAAGGTCGGCGGCGGCAAGGACATGGGTCTCACCGACGCGAAGGGCATGGCGGTTATCGCCCCGGCCGACTCGAACGGCGTGGCCTTCTCCCGCAGCACGCGCGAAGTGCTGAACATCGTGTACCTGGCCCCCGGCGCACACAAGGGCGGCTTTTACCCGAACGGCCTGAACGGCAGCATCAAGTAA
- a CDS encoding cyclic-di-AMP receptor, whose translation MKLVLAVIQDADASALMRVLADHSFDVTKLASTGGFLREGNTTLMIGVSDERMEDLKKLVRQTCRTRTRLVAPSVPMGEQNESMVSDPVEVPVGGAVMFVMGVQEFVKV comes from the coding sequence ATGAAGCTGGTTCTCGCTGTGATTCAGGACGCCGATGCCTCCGCGCTCATGCGCGTCCTGGCCGACCACTCCTTCGACGTCACCAAGCTCGCCAGCACCGGCGGCTTTCTGCGCGAGGGCAACACCACCCTGATGATCGGCGTCAGCGATGAGCGCATGGAGGATCTCAAGAAACTCGTCCGCCAGACCTGCCGCACCCGCACCCGCCTGGTCGCCCCCAGCGTTCCCATGGGCGAGCAGAACGAGAGCATGGTCAGCGATCCCGTTGAGGTGCCCGTGGGCGGCGCGGTGATGTTCGTGATGGGTGTTCAGGAATTCGTCAAGGTCTGA
- a CDS encoding HAD family phosphatase, whose protein sequence is MTIRALFWDIGGVLLTNGWDREQRADVIRRFGLDVTEFTERHKLAVPELELGRMTLDEYLSQTVFYAPRDFTREAFRTAMEAESQPHEDALALARDLSQRHRCYSLNNEGADLNDCRIRTYGLHDVLLGFFTSCYLGVMKPNPAIYRLGLSLANVRPDEAVMIDDRAQNVEAARSVGMQAVQYVSAAQLQEELAALGVI, encoded by the coding sequence ATGACCATCAGGGCATTGTTCTGGGATATCGGCGGGGTGCTGCTCACGAACGGCTGGGATCGGGAACAGAGGGCCGATGTGATCCGCCGGTTCGGGTTGGACGTCACCGAGTTTACGGAGCGCCACAAGCTGGCTGTGCCGGAGCTGGAACTGGGCCGGATGACGCTCGACGAGTACCTGTCTCAGACGGTGTTCTACGCGCCTCGCGACTTCACCCGCGAGGCCTTCCGTACGGCGATGGAAGCTGAGAGTCAGCCGCACGAGGACGCTCTGGCGTTGGCCCGTGACCTGTCGCAGCGGCACCGGTGCTATTCGCTGAACAACGAGGGCGCAGACCTGAACGACTGCCGCATCCGCACGTACGGCCTGCATGACGTCCTGCTGGGCTTCTTTACCTCGTGCTACCTGGGGGTGATGAAGCCGAACCCGGCGATCTACCGCCTGGGCCTGAGCCTCGCCAACGTCCGGCCGGACGAGGCCGTGATGATCGACGACCGCGCGCAGAACGTGGAAGCGGCCCGGTCGGTGGGCATGCAGGCGGTGCAGTACGTGAGCGCCGCGCAGCTCCAAGAAGAGCTGGCGGCGCTGGGTGTCATTTGA
- the polA gene encoding DNA polymerase I has translation MTSGSPDTLVLIDGHALAFRSLFALRRGEPNVPRLTNAHGEATDAIHGFMSLTLRLAKQRSNQVIVVFDPPVKTFRHEQFDGYKAGRAETPPDLHRQVDRIREIVDAVGLPRLEEPGYEADDVIATLTRMAEGTGMQVRIVTSDRDAYQLLDDHVRVITNDFSLIGPDEVFEKYGVTVRQWVDYRALTGDASDNIPGAKGIGPKTASKLLQEYGSLEGIYEAARAGTLKPDGTRQKLLDSEQNVKFSHELSCMVTDLPLKVELGTGRLPGNPARLEELLTELDLHAVRRALASLDARDASMPDSIHDQREQSGPAHPERDPGHGPLPTPEVQPWRTPGQNVVWGYVLSREDDLTAELVGAAVFEAGDGPGTVRTAPTHEPDEWKKAAVYATPVGLFGEPEAAAPLTKTQQKAAEKAQREVEKAAAKLRDQFPATVDDGEFIGQKRVTAAAAKALATHLSVRGLNVEPGDDPLLMAYLLDPANTTMTAVAERYLKTSWPADAAGRAAQTAHLLDILPGQLDAPRTTLYHDMEVPLSSVLARMEVRGVRLDSEYLRSLSASTGQRLATLEAQIHSLAGREFQIRSRDQLEAVLYDELGLASGKKTKLTGKRSTAVAALEPLRDEHPIIPALLEYRELEKLRGTYLDPLPNLVNPRTNRLHTTFAQAAVATGRLSSLNPNLQNIPIRSETGREIRKGFIADHGYCLISADYSQIELRLLAHIADDPLMQQAFLEGADIHRRTASQVLGLDEATVTANQRRAAKTVNFGVLYGMSAHRLSNDLGIPYADAAGFIEVYFSTYPGIRGYIDRTLDFGRQHGYVETLYGRRRYVPELVATNRTLREAGERLAYNMPIQGTAADIIKLAMIKLDRELDALGARLLLQVHDELLIEAPEDKADAVAAITKELMEGAAQLKVPLAVEVGVGPNWYDTK, from the coding sequence ATGACCTCCGGCTCTCCCGACACGCTGGTGCTGATCGACGGGCATGCGCTGGCCTTCCGTTCCCTTTTCGCGCTGCGGCGGGGCGAACCGAACGTCCCGCGCCTCACGAACGCGCACGGCGAGGCGACCGACGCCATCCACGGCTTCATGAGCCTGACGCTGCGGCTTGCGAAGCAGCGCTCCAACCAGGTCATCGTGGTGTTCGACCCGCCGGTCAAGACCTTCCGGCACGAGCAGTTCGACGGGTACAAGGCCGGGCGTGCGGAAACGCCGCCCGACCTGCACCGGCAGGTGGATCGCATCCGCGAGATCGTGGACGCCGTGGGGCTGCCCCGCCTGGAGGAACCCGGCTACGAGGCCGACGACGTGATCGCCACCCTGACCCGCATGGCCGAGGGCACGGGCATGCAGGTGAGGATTGTGACGAGTGACCGCGACGCCTACCAGCTGCTTGACGACCACGTCCGCGTCATCACCAACGATTTTTCGCTGATCGGCCCGGACGAGGTCTTTGAGAAGTACGGCGTGACCGTGCGTCAGTGGGTGGACTACCGGGCCCTGACCGGCGACGCCAGCGACAACATCCCCGGCGCGAAGGGCATCGGCCCCAAGACCGCCTCGAAGCTGCTCCAGGAATACGGCAGCCTGGAGGGCATCTATGAAGCGGCCAGGGCCGGTACCCTGAAGCCCGACGGCACCCGCCAGAAGCTGCTGGACTCCGAGCAGAACGTGAAGTTCAGCCACGAACTGTCCTGCATGGTCACGGATCTGCCGCTGAAGGTGGAGCTCGGCACCGGCCGACTGCCCGGCAATCCAGCGCGGCTGGAAGAACTGCTGACGGAACTCGATCTGCACGCGGTGCGGCGGGCGCTGGCCAGCCTGGATGCCCGCGACGCGTCCATGCCGGACTCCATTCACGATCAACGCGAGCAGTCCGGCCCGGCCCACCCGGAACGCGACCCAGGGCACGGGCCGCTGCCCACCCCAGAGGTGCAGCCGTGGAGAACGCCGGGCCAGAACGTCGTGTGGGGGTACGTGCTGTCCCGCGAGGACGACCTGACCGCCGAGCTCGTCGGGGCCGCCGTCTTCGAAGCCGGTGACGGGCCCGGAACGGTCAGGACAGCCCCCACCCACGAACCCGACGAGTGGAAGAAGGCCGCGGTCTACGCCACGCCGGTGGGTCTGTTCGGCGAGCCGGAGGCGGCGGCGCCCCTCACCAAGACGCAGCAGAAGGCAGCGGAGAAGGCGCAGCGTGAGGTCGAGAAGGCGGCCGCGAAACTCCGCGACCAGTTCCCTGCCACCGTGGACGATGGGGAATTTATTGGCCAGAAGCGGGTCACTGCCGCTGCAGCGAAAGCGCTGGCGACCCACCTGAGCGTGCGCGGCCTGAACGTTGAACCCGGCGACGACCCCCTGCTGATGGCCTACCTGCTCGACCCGGCCAACACCACCATGACCGCCGTGGCCGAGCGCTACCTCAAGACCTCCTGGCCCGCCGATGCCGCCGGCCGCGCCGCCCAGACGGCCCACCTGCTGGACATCCTCCCTGGTCAGCTCGACGCCCCCCGGACCACCCTCTACCACGACATGGAGGTGCCGCTCTCCAGCGTCCTGGCCCGCATGGAGGTGCGCGGCGTAAGGCTTGACAGCGAGTACCTGCGCAGCCTGAGCGCGTCCACCGGCCAGCGGCTCGCCACGCTGGAGGCGCAGATCCACTCGCTGGCCGGGCGCGAATTCCAGATCCGCAGCCGCGATCAGCTTGAGGCGGTGCTGTACGACGAACTCGGCCTCGCCAGCGGCAAGAAGACCAAACTGACCGGCAAGCGCAGCACCGCTGTGGCTGCGCTGGAACCCCTGCGGGACGAGCACCCGATTATTCCCGCCCTGCTGGAATACCGTGAACTGGAAAAACTGCGCGGCACCTACCTCGACCCGCTGCCGAACCTCGTGAACCCGCGCACGAACCGGCTGCACACCACCTTCGCGCAGGCGGCGGTGGCCACGGGCCGCCTGAGCAGCCTCAACCCGAACCTACAGAACATTCCCATCCGCAGCGAGACCGGCCGCGAGATCCGCAAGGGCTTCATCGCGGATCACGGGTACTGCCTGATCAGCGCCGACTACTCGCAGATCGAACTGCGCCTCCTGGCACACATTGCCGACGATCCGCTGATGCAGCAAGCCTTCCTCGAAGGCGCGGACATCCACCGCCGCACCGCGTCCCAGGTCCTTGGCCTGGACGAAGCGACCGTCACCGCGAACCAGCGGCGGGCCGCGAAGACCGTGAACTTCGGCGTGCTGTACGGCATGAGCGCCCACCGTCTGTCGAATGACCTGGGCATTCCGTATGCCGACGCCGCCGGCTTCATCGAGGTGTACTTCAGCACCTACCCCGGCATCCGGGGCTACATCGACCGCACCCTGGACTTCGGCCGGCAGCACGGCTACGTCGAGACCCTCTACGGTCGCCGCCGCTACGTGCCGGAACTCGTGGCCACCAACCGCACGCTGCGTGAGGCGGGCGAACGGCTCGCGTACAACATGCCGATCCAGGGCACCGCCGCCGACATCATCAAACTCGCCATGATCAAGCTTGACCGGGAACTCGATGCGCTGGGCGCGCGCTTACTGCTGCAAGTCCACGACGAACTGCTGATCGAGGCGCCCGAGGACAAGGCCGACGCCGTGGCGGCCATCACCAAGGAACTCATGGAAGGAGCCGCGCAGCTCAAGGTGCCACTGGCCGTCGAGGTCGGCGTGGGGCCGAACTGGTACGACACGAAGTGA
- a CDS encoding DNA glycosylase AlkZ-like family protein, translating into MTRDLTPAALRAAARRTLERQATLQAALNHMGFVQADPIRAPARAQDLTLMQRVSGYRAGDLERLYPTLDVEEDMIPNYGFMPRHVQAMLHPREVASTRIEREHPELLDEVRTLLNERGELHPKDVIAALGARTATNYWGGQSSATTRALDALHYRGEARVTRRAGGVRVYGVAQHLHGVRAAPLPDPERLRAVVHLLAALYGPLPEASLGHLISLSGFGLPHLRSPLRAAFRHAVKEELGAAKVSGVKYVWLPERNPHAAPTPRGVRIVSPFDPLVWDRRRFEHLHGWAYRFEAYTPPAKRTMGYYALPVFQAEKAVGWANLKVEGGDLLSEIGLAPGIRETGALRRGIDVELNRYRAFLGLPT; encoded by the coding sequence GTGACCCGCGACCTCACTCCAGCGGCCCTGCGCGCGGCGGCCCGCCGAACCCTGGAACGCCAGGCGACTCTCCAGGCGGCCCTGAACCACATGGGCTTCGTGCAGGCCGACCCGATCCGCGCGCCCGCCCGCGCGCAGGATCTCACCCTGATGCAGCGCGTGTCCGGCTACCGGGCCGGCGATCTGGAACGGCTCTACCCCACGCTGGATGTCGAGGAGGACATGATCCCCAATTACGGGTTCATGCCCCGCCACGTGCAGGCCATGCTGCACCCGCGCGAGGTCGCGTCCACGCGCATCGAGCGGGAACATCCGGAACTGCTGGATGAGGTGAGGACGCTCCTGAACGAGCGTGGCGAACTTCACCCGAAGGACGTGATCGCGGCGCTCGGCGCCCGCACGGCCACCAACTACTGGGGCGGGCAGAGCAGCGCCACCACGCGTGCTCTCGATGCCCTGCATTACCGGGGCGAGGCCCGCGTGACCCGCCGCGCTGGAGGCGTGCGCGTGTACGGTGTCGCCCAGCATCTGCACGGCGTCCGCGCGGCTCCATTGCCCGACCCTGAGCGGCTGCGCGCTGTCGTCCACCTGCTGGCCGCGCTGTACGGCCCACTGCCGGAGGCCAGTCTGGGCCACCTGATCTCGCTGTCGGGTTTCGGCCTGCCGCACCTGCGCTCACCCCTGCGGGCCGCCTTCCGCCACGCGGTCAAGGAGGAACTTGGCGCGGCGAAAGTCAGCGGCGTGAAGTACGTCTGGCTCCCGGAACGCAATCCGCACGCGGCTCCCACACCACGCGGAGTCCGGATCGTCAGTCCCTTCGATCCCCTGGTGTGGGATCGCCGCCGGTTCGAGCACCTGCACGGCTGGGCGTACCGCTTCGAGGCGTACACGCCGCCCGCCAAGCGCACCATGGGCTACTACGCGCTCCCAGTGTTTCAGGCCGAGAAGGCGGTCGGCTGGGCGAACCTGAAAGTGGAAGGGGGAGATCTCCTCTCGGAGATCGGACTGGCCCCAGGCATTCGCGAGACCGGGGCCTTGCGTCGCGGCATCGACGTGGAACTGAACCGGTACCGGGCGTTTCTTGGCCTCCCCACCTGA